Genomic segment of Eupeodes corollae chromosome 2, idEupCoro1.1, whole genome shotgun sequence:
AGATTGTCCAGCTTCTATCAAGATGTACAATAAGTATAAGGGTGGAGTTGACGGTTTTGACGAAAATGTTGATTCCATGAGAGTAGGTCTTCGCGACAAGAAGTGGTGGTTCCCCCTGTTTGCTTTTGGTATAGATGCTGCTTGCCAAAATGCATGGCTTATCAAAAGGCAAACAGAAAACAACTGGACCTACTGTGATTTTCCCAGAAATATCGCTACTGTTTACTTGCAAAAATATGGTAAGCCTCCAACCCGTGATTCTGCTTGTGGAGTTCCAGTCCAGATAAGAGTGCCAATTGAGGTGAGATCAGCAGGTGCAGCCGAAGACCACTCAGAAATTGACTGTTCCCAGCGTCGCGACGTTGTGGATTCTGTCACCAACGTACGCGAAAAATGTGCGCTAAGTGCAATATCGGTTTGCACCAAAAGTGTTGGTATAAGTTCCACAACAAATAAGTGTTCAGTTTATTacttttgcaataattttttcttttacctatgtacataca
This window contains:
- the LOC129944905 gene encoding piggyBac transposable element-derived protein 3-like, which encodes MGLGAAVILELHSRLPPELGPYNLYFDNYFTGFPLLKYLRDQNVGGTGTVRENRLENCKLPSCKEMRKKPRGELCHQMSSEIIAAKWHDNSVVTIASNCHCLTPITKVDRIGFINKKRSKIQVDCPASIKMYNKYKGGVDGFDENVDSMRVGLRDKKWWFPLFAFGIDAACQNAWLIKRQTENNWTYCDFPRNIATVYLQKYGKPPTRDSACGVPVQIRVPIEVRSAGAAEDHSEIDCSQRRDVVDSVTNVREKCALSAISVCTKSVDIMAITSSGSNINT